The following are encoded in a window of uncultured Sphaerochaeta sp. genomic DNA:
- a CDS encoding diguanylate cyclase translates to MLSFPVLFFNLLSIGMLVGVLVAVWRVRSKRAANELFIAVLFMLIWSLTSFVEMISYTFLFKVLWRNVCQIGVFYTPVATLLFCLAYTGYWREKQKQIGRILYIYQGVGIILVGTDFLHHWIRHSVSLVTSSQFSTLVVETTVLAKFLISGNFFLMVFSLVLVIIFVVTTSTSMRKQSYILLLGMVIPFLYAMAKVVSNEQFLQILPISGVFALSGLFLLLGIYRFDLLKLAPLAREQAFRFLGEGIVICDGQGHVVDMNPAAKGLLGTDMGLIEEQMYLQIPRWGNAVRRSERNSFDFALGGRSLFAELYPITSKATETIGTITLIQDITLLKQRADELQHRAEIDGLTGLYNRQTFIEKVERQLSLTTGESHLIYFDLDHFKQINDQWGHRSGDAVLQSIGSILKEEVDEACIVCRFGGEEFAIFSSHKSRDEMISCAEHLRKYVEQHIFTHEQQSIRLTISLGVSSGITSSFDELYREADSCLYEAKHAGRNCVRLQSTPLD, encoded by the coding sequence ATGCTTAGCTTTCCTGTCTTATTCTTCAATTTACTCTCCATCGGTATGCTTGTGGGAGTACTTGTTGCAGTATGGAGGGTACGAAGTAAACGTGCAGCAAACGAGTTGTTTATTGCAGTTCTCTTTATGCTTATCTGGTCGTTGACTTCATTTGTTGAAATGATCAGCTATACTTTCTTATTCAAGGTACTCTGGCGGAATGTTTGCCAGATTGGAGTGTTCTATACACCAGTTGCCACTTTGCTGTTCTGCTTGGCCTATACAGGATATTGGAGAGAGAAACAAAAACAGATCGGCAGGATACTCTATATCTACCAAGGAGTCGGTATCATCTTGGTAGGGACAGATTTCCTGCACCACTGGATTCGTCACTCGGTTTCCTTGGTCACCTCGTCCCAATTTTCAACGCTGGTCGTTGAAACCACGGTGCTTGCTAAGTTTCTGATTTCAGGTAATTTCTTCCTCATGGTTTTTTCTCTTGTATTGGTGATTATCTTTGTTGTTACCACCAGTACCTCCATGAGAAAACAATCATACATATTGTTGCTGGGTATGGTGATCCCTTTTCTCTATGCCATGGCAAAGGTGGTGAGCAATGAGCAGTTCCTCCAGATATTGCCCATCAGTGGAGTCTTTGCCCTCTCTGGGCTGTTCCTCCTCCTTGGAATCTATCGATTTGACCTACTCAAGCTTGCCCCCTTGGCAAGGGAACAGGCATTTCGGTTTCTTGGGGAAGGAATTGTTATCTGTGATGGGCAAGGGCATGTAGTGGACATGAACCCTGCAGCAAAAGGGCTTCTGGGTACTGATATGGGATTAATTGAGGAGCAAATGTATCTTCAGATTCCACGATGGGGTAACGCTGTACGTCGAAGCGAAAGAAACTCTTTCGACTTTGCCTTGGGAGGAAGGTCGCTTTTTGCTGAACTGTATCCGATTACCTCCAAAGCAACCGAGACAATCGGAACCATTACCCTGATCCAGGATATTACCCTGCTGAAACAACGTGCAGACGAGCTGCAACACCGGGCAGAGATTGACGGGCTTACAGGACTCTATAATAGACAGACCTTTATCGAGAAGGTGGAGAGGCAACTTTCTCTAACCACAGGGGAATCCCATCTAATCTATTTTGATCTTGACCACTTCAAGCAGATAAACGACCAGTGGGGACATCGTTCAGGCGATGCTGTGCTACAATCCATCGGCTCCATTCTTAAGGAGGAAGTTGATGAGGCTTGCATTGTCTGTAGGTTTGGAGGTGAGGAGTTTGCCATTTTCAGTTCCCATAAGAGTAGGGATGAGATGATCTCATGTGCTGAACATCTCAGGAAGTATGTTGAGCAGCATATATTCACCCATGAACAACAATCCATTCGTCTGACTATTTCATTAGGAGTCTCATCTGGGATTACGTCAAGTTTTGATGAGCTGTACCGGGAGGCTGATTCCTGCCTTTATGAGGCAAAACACGCTGGACGGAATTGTGTTCGACTGCAGAGTACACCACTGGACTAA
- a CDS encoding GNAT family N-acetyltransferase — protein sequence MIIERAKPSDYQELKQLWLIVFDEEPTFLEHFFATRISYQDIFVARKDDKLVSALHALPLYYHKQGEEHPTSYIVGAATYKEYRRRGIMGKLLEATREAYDHPITLFPAVRPFYEANGYFTTSSALSFSIPSDTNTREKQTTQLSYQELDAIYRTATSEEGALLRDNEAWSFLTDGYEVLSVEGGYAFISEGKAVETMVLNKDGASSMLSLLKERGITEVHTLASSPLANFIGREKGVPIPMGMSTSKELQGVYIAEQY from the coding sequence ATGATCATAGAGCGTGCAAAACCCAGTGACTACCAGGAACTCAAACAGCTCTGGCTCATCGTATTCGACGAAGAGCCAACATTCCTGGAGCACTTTTTTGCAACGCGAATCTCATACCAGGATATCTTTGTCGCTCGAAAGGATGATAAGCTGGTCAGTGCACTGCATGCGCTCCCCCTGTACTATCATAAACAGGGGGAGGAACATCCCACCAGCTACATTGTTGGGGCTGCAACCTACAAGGAGTACCGAAGACGGGGAATCATGGGAAAACTCCTGGAAGCGACCAGAGAAGCCTATGACCACCCCATCACACTCTTTCCCGCCGTCAGGCCTTTCTATGAGGCAAACGGATACTTCACCACTTCAAGCGCACTCTCCTTCTCCATACCATCTGATACAAACACTCGAGAAAAACAAACCACACAACTCTCATACCAGGAACTGGATGCAATTTATCGAACAGCTACCAGTGAAGAGGGTGCCCTCCTACGTGATAACGAGGCATGGTCCTTCCTCACCGATGGTTACGAAGTGCTCTCAGTGGAGGGCGGCTACGCCTTTATCAGCGAGGGAAAGGCTGTAGAGACCATGGTCCTGAACAAAGATGGCGCTTCCAGCATGCTCTCCCTTCTCAAAGAAAGAGGAATCACTGAGGTACACACACTCGCCTCCTCCCCACTTGCCAACTTTATTGGGAGAGAAAAAGGAGTGCCCATCCCGATGGGGATGAGCACCTCAAAAGAACTACAAGGTGTGTATATAGCCGAGCAGTATTAG
- a CDS encoding MFS transporter gives MKQKSNNALFTPSVILFLISQNLSLFGSSVVGYAIIWYITLETSSGVFLMYATLAQMVPHLLISLSSGVWADRYNRKHLIMLSDSFIAVATLGLALFYVTGAKSITALLAVSVVRSLGSGVQTPAVNAIIPQLVSEEHLVRIQGVNQSINSVLLLLSPAVGGMMLGLFDLTWTLLLDVVTAVFAVVIFSFIKVGARKRSEEGTSMIQDIKKGLSYTFNNVLLRNLLICYGFSFFLITPAAILTPLLVERSFGSEVWFLTANEMVWTAGTLLGGLIISLKGSFSNKVRAIALSLVAFGVSFALLGVAPTFLLYLIILGLGGIFVPVLNSAEIVMIQEITDEDKMGRVFSIVQLLSGSAIPLGILLFGPLADRVPVEWLLIISGILLAVVGLIYGSTQKTYQTGSVVVES, from the coding sequence ATGAAACAGAAAAGCAACAACGCTTTATTTACTCCATCCGTTATCCTCTTCCTGATCAGCCAAAATCTTTCATTGTTTGGCTCTTCAGTCGTAGGGTATGCCATTATCTGGTACATCACCCTTGAGACCTCATCGGGCGTGTTCCTGATGTATGCCACACTTGCCCAGATGGTTCCTCATCTCCTGATCAGCCTCTCCAGCGGGGTGTGGGCAGACCGCTACAACCGCAAGCACCTGATCATGCTCTCTGACAGTTTCATTGCCGTTGCAACGCTGGGGCTTGCCCTCTTCTATGTCACTGGGGCAAAGTCGATCACAGCCCTGCTTGCTGTTTCGGTCGTACGGTCCTTAGGTAGTGGGGTTCAGACACCTGCAGTGAATGCAATCATTCCCCAATTGGTCAGTGAAGAACACCTTGTTCGTATCCAAGGGGTGAATCAGAGCATCAATTCAGTGCTGTTGCTCCTCTCTCCTGCCGTTGGTGGAATGATGCTTGGATTGTTTGACCTTACCTGGACACTCTTGCTTGATGTTGTCACTGCTGTCTTTGCAGTGGTGATCTTTTCTTTTATCAAGGTAGGAGCAAGGAAGCGCTCGGAGGAAGGGACCAGTATGATCCAGGATATCAAGAAGGGGCTCTCCTACACATTCAACAATGTCCTCTTGCGTAATCTTCTGATCTGTTATGGTTTCTCCTTTTTCCTTATCACCCCTGCAGCAATCTTGACTCCCTTGTTGGTGGAACGAAGCTTTGGTAGTGAGGTATGGTTCCTTACCGCAAATGAAATGGTGTGGACTGCGGGGACCTTGTTGGGTGGCCTTATCATCTCCCTGAAGGGGTCCTTTTCCAATAAGGTTCGTGCCATCGCACTCTCCTTGGTTGCCTTCGGGGTAAGTTTCGCCCTTCTGGGAGTTGCTCCCACATTCCTTCTCTACCTTATCATCCTGGGACTCGGGGGTATCTTTGTCCCCGTCTTGAATTCTGCTGAGATCGTCATGATCCAGGAGATAACCGATGAAGATAAGATGGGAAGGGTGTTCTCCATTGTGCAGTTGCTCAGTGGCAGTGCAATACCGCTCGGAATCTTGCTCTTCGGCCCCCTAGCTGACAGGGTTCCTGTGGAGTGGCTGCTGATCATTTCGGGAATTCTGCTTGCTGTCGTTGGCTTGATCTATGGTTCAACACAGAAAACATATCAAACGGGTAGTGTCGTCGTAGAGAGCTGA
- a CDS encoding cupin domain-containing protein gives MIETVYTYTKTDEKIVEKLVGDDQVMINHVVLNNGEALPEHYSDSNVYLTIARGTLSTTFNDQEAHYYQGAIVNVPANTKMNIANTNDEPVEFFIVKAPHPRVYKEQ, from the coding sequence ATGATTGAAACAGTATATACCTATACAAAAACCGACGAGAAAATCGTTGAAAAACTGGTTGGCGATGACCAGGTCATGATCAACCATGTGGTTCTGAACAATGGGGAAGCACTTCCGGAGCACTACAGTGATTCCAATGTCTATCTCACCATAGCACGAGGAACACTCTCAACCACCTTCAACGACCAAGAAGCACACTACTACCAGGGTGCAATCGTGAACGTTCCGGCAAACACCAAGATGAACATTGCAAACACCAACGATGAACCGGTTGAATTCTTCATTGTAAAAGCACCCCACCCAAGGGTATACAAGGAACAATAA
- a CDS encoding peroxiredoxin: protein MGEVQNNATLPLIGDKAPAFHAVTTQGDINFPEDYKGKWVILFSHPADFTPVCTTEFMTFASMADEFKAMNTELIGLSIDSLYAHIAWLRKIQELEWNGMKGIEVKFPVIEDIKMDVAKKYGMVQSQSSTQAVRAVFIIDGEGVVRTIMYYPASTGRNFDEIKRVVMALQKADKEHIATPANWRPGQDVIIPTPGSCGTAKERMESKDENQYCLDWFLCFRKEKK, encoded by the coding sequence ATGGGCGAAGTTCAGAACAATGCAACACTTCCTTTGATCGGAGACAAGGCTCCCGCCTTTCACGCAGTAACCACCCAGGGTGATATCAACTTTCCCGAAGACTATAAGGGGAAATGGGTTATCCTTTTCAGCCACCCAGCTGATTTTACCCCTGTCTGTACCACTGAGTTCATGACCTTTGCCTCCATGGCTGATGAGTTCAAGGCCATGAATACTGAGCTTATCGGGCTTTCAATCGACTCCCTATATGCACATATTGCTTGGTTGAGAAAGATTCAGGAGCTGGAATGGAACGGGATGAAGGGCATTGAGGTAAAATTCCCAGTAATTGAGGATATCAAGATGGACGTTGCCAAAAAGTATGGCATGGTCCAGTCGCAATCCTCCACACAGGCAGTTCGTGCTGTATTCATCATTGATGGTGAAGGTGTGGTGAGGACCATTATGTACTATCCTGCTTCCACTGGCCGTAATTTCGATGAGATTAAGCGTGTGGTCATGGCCTTGCAGAAGGCTGACAAGGAGCATATCGCTACTCCGGCAAACTGGAGACCAGGTCAGGATGTCATCATCCCCACCCCAGGTTCATGCGGTACCGCCAAGGAGCGGATGGAAAGCAAGGATGAGAACCAATACTGCCTTGACTGGTTCCTCTGCTTCCGTAAAGAGAAGAAATAA
- a CDS encoding DUF4180 domain-containing protein, producing the protein MQIEYVKKNGIEIAKVSSEEILFSDVDSALDVMANVRYGTGCSRMVVGKKDIHPEFFDLSTKIAGDVLQKFVTYQMRLAIVGDFSSGCSSSLRSFILESNKGKEIYFTDEEEKAMNWLIS; encoded by the coding sequence ATGCAGATTGAATATGTAAAAAAGAATGGAATCGAGATAGCCAAGGTTTCCAGTGAAGAAATACTCTTCTCAGATGTTGATTCAGCCTTGGATGTGATGGCAAACGTTCGCTATGGGACTGGATGCAGTAGGATGGTTGTAGGCAAGAAGGATATACACCCTGAGTTCTTCGATTTAAGTACAAAGATTGCCGGTGATGTGCTCCAGAAATTCGTGACCTACCAGATGCGTCTTGCCATTGTTGGGGACTTCTCTTCAGGATGTAGCTCAAGCTTGCGCTCGTTTATCCTGGAAAGTAATAAGGGGAAGGAAATCTATTTCACGGATGAGGAAGAAAAGGCAATGAATTGGCTTATTAGCTAG
- a CDS encoding phosphatidylglycerol lysyltransferase domain-containing protein, whose amino-acid sequence MLEFYTPSLADKHLFPDHSKHLAYEYYYSYVALWADAIGITICKTDTALYMHLEEDDCFLLPITNDLPSAMRELEEHCRETGQRFLLECVPKEEAEQLKEMGYQTEHVRNLDDYLYESEKLIKLSGKKLQSKRNHINQFEKHYTYSVRPLNSKELRDECYRMASTTWLDGKDCTTKEIRDELGALKRALDGWDELNFKGILVCVDHNLTAFTIGEIIDEEMAIVHFEKADTSYKGIYSVINQLFVSEYLSNVHYVNRQEDAGIAGLRKAKLSYKPDLMVEKFRVTKQT is encoded by the coding sequence ATGTTAGAATTCTATACACCGTCCCTCGCGGACAAACACCTGTTTCCTGATCACAGCAAGCACCTTGCCTATGAATATTACTACTCGTATGTTGCACTATGGGCAGATGCAATCGGCATCACCATTTGCAAGACAGATACTGCCTTGTATATGCATCTTGAAGAGGACGATTGTTTCCTGCTTCCCATCACCAACGACCTTCCTTCTGCAATGAGGGAACTCGAAGAGCACTGCAGGGAAACCGGACAACGCTTTCTCCTTGAATGTGTACCCAAAGAAGAAGCTGAACAGTTGAAAGAGATGGGTTACCAGACCGAGCATGTCAGAAACCTTGATGACTATCTTTACGAGAGTGAGAAACTCATCAAGCTCTCCGGTAAGAAGTTGCAGAGCAAGCGTAATCATATCAACCAATTTGAGAAGCACTACACCTATTCAGTACGCCCCTTGAACAGCAAGGAGCTGCGCGATGAGTGTTACAGGATGGCCTCCACCACCTGGCTTGACGGCAAGGATTGCACAACCAAAGAGATCAGGGATGAACTGGGAGCGCTCAAACGGGCACTCGATGGTTGGGATGAACTCAACTTCAAAGGCATCCTTGTCTGTGTAGACCACAACCTCACCGCATTCACCATCGGGGAAATCATCGATGAGGAAATGGCCATCGTACATTTTGAGAAGGCCGATACCTCCTACAAGGGAATCTACTCAGTCATCAACCAGCTCTTCGTCAGTGAATATCTCTCCAACGTTCATTATGTGAACAGACAAGAGGATGCCGGCATTGCTGGACTCAGGAAGGCAAAACTCTCCTACAAGCCGGACCTTATGGTCGAGAAATTTCGGGTAACAAAGCAAACATGA
- a CDS encoding PAS domain S-box protein has product MRKSKRVSIRGSFIIGLLLICVTLIFIGVLKNRLTSQAVETNRMVSHTYKVITETNALKRTFQNIRINERGYLLTGDRSYMESIGVSTYSFDQRIMKLRILLKENEEQKRRLDLLKITFDTLIDESVQPLLQYRQPILEDSTFLTEQEEILELFEHSETISKTLEQILNDIESEEYTLLEMRQRDVERWSDIDEKVTFLGPVLVVIIAFLSGFGAINRLEAYQRQKEKDQRELREARDRFASIIKGSNLGSWEWNLIDNTIKINDMWAEMLGYTKAELEPTTIDTFSRFVHPEDLDKAMKLLEDHRLGKSDFYSCDLRMQHKDGHWIWVLDRGQVISRDENGKALLMSGTHADITERVLQEEALEQSEEESRRLFEAMNQGFAYCQILLDEEGNPNDYLILRVNKNFETQTGLIPELSVGKRITELLPHVEPYWFIHNGEVALTGKSKTFEAFNSDLNRLFRISSFSPAYGYFAMIIDDITAQKQMEKQLYFEKTLFETTLLSVGDGVISTDAEENVQFMNKVAEKLTGWQADEAKGRPFEEVFRILCGRDRHPCPNPVKQVLETKKQVELDEDTILIARDGDERFINDSAAPILSASQNVTGVVLVFRDSTTQRIKQDEIRTLSVTDPLTTLPNRRYYEQAKEELNEEPYYPLTLVLADVNGLKLTNDAFGHEAGDELLRKVSEIMRKTCRDDDIVSRIGGDEFVLLLPQTDALHAQAIVNRINNALEKEKIRGIQLSVSFGYAVKEKNKESYEDAFKVAEDSMYRNKLKESMSFKKQVIDTLLSRLFEQEEGAEEHSNLVASLTSAFAEVLGYREEEVKNLRLAGLYHDLGKIAITPSLLSKPRNELSRTQIMELQRHAEIGYNILRSVGEYAPFAEAVLHHHEKWDGSGYPQSLKKEEIPESAQILAIANTYADHLPSLGLEKTIAFMQERSNTYFSPVLLETFITKVVKA; this is encoded by the coding sequence ATGCGCAAGAGCAAACGAGTAAGTATTCGAGGCAGTTTCATCATCGGTCTCCTGCTTATCTGTGTTACCCTGATCTTTATCGGGGTACTGAAGAACAGGCTGACTTCCCAAGCGGTTGAAACCAATCGCATGGTTTCTCATACCTACAAAGTAATCACAGAAACCAATGCCCTGAAACGCACATTCCAAAACATCCGCATCAATGAACGTGGGTACCTGCTTACCGGGGACCGCTCCTACATGGAAAGCATCGGGGTCAGCACCTACTCATTCGACCAGCGCATCATGAAGTTGAGAATCCTTCTAAAAGAGAACGAGGAACAGAAAAGAAGACTGGACCTCCTGAAAATTACCTTTGACACATTGATCGATGAGAGTGTCCAACCCCTCTTGCAGTATCGCCAACCCATTCTTGAAGATTCAACCTTCTTAACCGAGCAGGAAGAAATCTTGGAACTCTTCGAACACAGCGAAACCATCTCCAAAACATTGGAACAAATTCTCAATGACATAGAAAGTGAAGAGTATACACTACTGGAAATGCGTCAGAGAGACGTGGAGAGATGGTCTGACATTGACGAGAAGGTTACCTTCCTCGGACCGGTATTGGTCGTTATCATTGCATTCCTCTCTGGATTTGGAGCGATCAATAGACTGGAGGCCTACCAGAGACAGAAAGAGAAGGACCAGAGAGAACTGAGAGAGGCACGTGATCGCTTTGCCAGCATTATCAAGGGTTCCAATCTAGGCTCATGGGAGTGGAATCTTATAGATAACACCATAAAGATCAATGACATGTGGGCAGAGATGCTCGGCTACACAAAGGCTGAGCTGGAGCCCACCACCATTGATACCTTCTCCCGCTTCGTTCACCCTGAGGACCTTGATAAGGCCATGAAGCTGCTTGAAGATCACAGACTCGGCAAGAGTGACTTCTATAGTTGTGATCTTAGGATGCAACACAAGGATGGCCATTGGATCTGGGTACTTGATCGTGGACAAGTGATAAGCCGCGATGAGAATGGGAAGGCCCTGCTCATGAGTGGGACCCATGCAGACATCACTGAGCGTGTCCTTCAGGAAGAAGCATTGGAGCAAAGCGAAGAAGAGAGCAGAAGGCTCTTTGAGGCAATGAACCAAGGCTTTGCATACTGCCAGATTCTCCTTGACGAGGAAGGTAACCCCAATGACTATCTTATCCTCAGGGTAAACAAAAACTTTGAGACACAAACCGGGCTCATTCCTGAGCTTTCAGTTGGGAAGCGAATCACAGAGCTCTTACCGCATGTAGAGCCTTATTGGTTCATTCATAATGGGGAGGTGGCACTCACAGGGAAATCAAAGACATTTGAGGCCTTCAATAGTGACTTGAACCGACTCTTCAGGATCTCTTCATTCAGTCCTGCCTATGGCTACTTCGCCATGATCATCGATGACATTACTGCCCAGAAGCAGATGGAAAAACAATTATATTTTGAGAAGACCCTGTTCGAAACCACCCTACTCTCTGTTGGTGATGGTGTCATTTCCACGGATGCAGAGGAAAATGTTCAATTCATGAACAAGGTAGCTGAAAAACTCACAGGTTGGCAGGCAGATGAAGCAAAAGGCAGGCCATTTGAAGAGGTATTCAGGATTCTCTGTGGGAGGGACCGCCACCCTTGTCCAAACCCAGTGAAACAAGTACTGGAGACCAAGAAGCAGGTTGAACTGGATGAGGATACCATTCTGATCGCACGAGATGGGGACGAGCGGTTCATCAATGACAGCGCAGCCCCCATTCTCAGCGCCTCCCAGAACGTTACCGGTGTTGTCCTTGTCTTCAGGGACAGCACCACCCAACGGATAAAACAGGATGAGATCCGGACGCTGAGCGTAACTGACCCCCTGACCACACTCCCCAACCGGCGCTACTATGAGCAAGCGAAAGAAGAGTTGAATGAGGAGCCCTACTACCCGCTTACCTTGGTACTTGCCGATGTAAACGGACTCAAGCTAACCAACGATGCTTTTGGCCATGAAGCTGGTGATGAGTTGCTTAGGAAGGTCTCTGAAATCATGCGTAAAACCTGCAGGGATGATGATATTGTCAGCAGGATTGGGGGTGATGAGTTCGTACTCCTGCTTCCTCAAACAGATGCTCTTCATGCACAGGCCATCGTTAACCGTATCAACAACGCTCTGGAGAAAGAGAAGATCAGGGGAATCCAGCTCTCTGTCTCATTTGGCTATGCGGTAAAGGAAAAGAACAAGGAGAGCTACGAGGATGCTTTCAAGGTTGCAGAGGACTCAATGTACCGCAACAAGCTCAAGGAGAGCATGTCTTTCAAGAAACAGGTAATTGACACCCTACTCTCCAGGCTTTTTGAGCAGGAGGAAGGAGCAGAAGAACATAGCAATCTGGTTGCTTCCTTAACGAGTGCGTTTGCTGAGGTGCTTGGATACCGTGAGGAAGAGGTGAAAAACCTCAGACTTGCAGGGTTATACCATGACCTAGGCAAGATTGCCATTACCCCCTCTCTTCTCTCCAAACCGAGAAATGAGCTCAGCCGGACCCAGATCATGGAATTGCAGAGACATGCTGAGATTGGATACAACATCCTTCGCTCTGTTGGGGAGTATGCCCCCTTTGCGGAGGCAGTATTGCATCATCACGAGAAGTGGGATGGCAGTGGATATCCGCAGAGTCTAAAAAAGGAAGAGATTCCAGAGAGTGCGCAAATCCTTGCCATTGCAAACACCTATGCAGACCATCTTCCCTCACTGGGGTTGGAGAAGACCATTGCATTCATGCAGGAACGGTCAAATACCTATTTCAGCCCCGTGTTGCTTGAAACATTCATAACCAAGGTAGTAAAGGCTTGA
- a CDS encoding Crp/Fnr family transcriptional regulator: protein MDFFPILENLGLFKGFDMKMLSSLFREGRAKLSSYSKGKILYLQGQVCTTLDVVVAGKVSIQSVDEEGKVFKVRVLEPGDVWGATLLFSRYNHYPMTVVSEDDSAVLHLPKALVLDLCEARVEFLSALLELVSDRAHELSTTVTKLSAQSLRESLLAYLQNLSVIQGSNTVLLPTSKKELAERLGFARTSLSRELASLVEDGLLSYSGRRVVLHISSQN, encoded by the coding sequence ATGGATTTCTTTCCCATACTTGAAAATCTTGGGCTGTTTAAGGGTTTTGATATGAAGATGCTTTCCTCCCTTTTCAGGGAAGGCAGGGCAAAGCTCAGCTCGTACTCCAAGGGCAAGATACTCTATCTGCAAGGACAAGTGTGTACCACGCTCGATGTGGTGGTAGCGGGGAAGGTTTCCATCCAGAGTGTTGATGAGGAGGGGAAGGTTTTCAAGGTCCGGGTACTCGAACCAGGGGATGTATGGGGTGCAACCCTGCTGTTCAGCCGGTATAACCACTACCCGATGACCGTTGTCAGTGAGGATGATTCAGCAGTGCTGCATCTTCCCAAGGCACTGGTGCTTGACCTCTGTGAAGCAAGGGTAGAGTTCCTCTCCGCTTTGCTGGAATTGGTAAGCGACCGTGCCCATGAGTTGAGCACGACGGTCACCAAGCTCTCGGCGCAGAGTCTTCGGGAGAGTCTGCTTGCCTATCTGCAGAACCTGTCGGTAATCCAGGGAAGCAATACTGTCCTGCTTCCAACTTCAAAGAAAGAACTTGCAGAGCGTTTGGGATTCGCCCGTACCTCGCTTAGCAGGGAGCTTGCATCCTTGGTGGAGGACGGCTTGCTTAGTTATTCTGGGCGAAGAGTGGTGCTTCACATTTCTTCACAGAATTAA
- a CDS encoding 4Fe-4S binding protein, with product MKKTIQRTVQILFLGLFLFLLIRGKVQVWMGIFLLSLVLSLFFSRFYCGWICPINTLLKPITFLKKKFRVGSIKTPAFLKNGVLRILLLVAFLALMVFTLRSGKQLPVLPALVAIGVFLSLFFEEELWHHWLCPYGTILSLPSRAAKKRMVIDPDLCTNCGRCKRVCPSGAIVKEEKHRIIKSECLVCHECERVCTKSAISYK from the coding sequence ATGAAGAAAACCATCCAGCGGACAGTACAGATTCTTTTTCTCGGACTCTTCCTCTTTCTGCTCATCAGGGGCAAGGTACAGGTGTGGATGGGAATCTTCCTTCTTTCGCTTGTTCTCTCCCTCTTCTTCTCTCGGTTCTATTGTGGATGGATCTGTCCCATAAACACCCTCCTCAAGCCGATCACCTTCCTGAAAAAGAAGTTTCGTGTGGGTAGTATAAAGACACCTGCCTTCCTCAAGAATGGTGTGCTGAGGATCCTGTTATTGGTTGCCTTCCTGGCACTCATGGTTTTCACCTTACGCTCAGGCAAACAACTGCCTGTACTACCAGCACTCGTAGCCATTGGAGTCTTCCTTTCGCTCTTCTTTGAAGAAGAACTCTGGCATCATTGGCTCTGTCCCTACGGAACCATCCTTTCTCTCCCCAGTAGGGCAGCTAAGAAGCGGATGGTGATCGATCCTGATCTTTGCACCAACTGTGGCAGGTGCAAGCGGGTCTGTCCCTCGGGAGCAATCGTGAAGGAAGAGAAACATCGCATCATCAAGAGTGAATGTCTGGTCTGCCATGAGTGTGAGCGGGTATGCACCAAGAGTGCCATCAGTTACAAGTAG